The following proteins are co-located in the Deinococcus yavapaiensis KR-236 genome:
- the lon gene encoding endopeptidase La has protein sequence MPADQGKESIQSQTPLPANVPVCPVRGSVIYPTMVQHIDAGRALSIAAIDAAMAENKVIMIVSQRDKDIDEPEGEDLYDVGSACSILRVRKNPDGTLQMLVSALSRVKATRYTNAGGFIRADIQPFVVTDGDARELEALSRELEGKFESLIQGGKFMAPETVQQIQNMEDAGQIADNIAFNMDFKLEDKQAVLEAPTLTERLRKVLTLLDAEAEVQSIQQRIRQQVKEEIDRNQREYYLREQMKVIQKELHGGEEGEGDEADEFRQKVEKLGLSPDVRKEVDREINRLARMHPDAAEAAVIRTYLTWITELPWNTRSEDRLDIAEASKILDEDHYGLEKVKDRVLEFLAVRRLRKERAERGEIDAAEVNKGPILVFTGPPGVGKTSIAQSIAKSLGRKYVRIALGGARDESDIRGHRRTYIGAMPGRIIQGMRTAGTKNPVMLLDEVDKLGSSYQGDPSAALLEVLDPAQNQHFTDHYLGVAFDLSEVMFIATANYPEQIPPALMDRMEVIDFSSYIEQEKLEIAKRYLLPRQLVQNGLKQNQIAITDAALEKLISHYTREAGVRNLEREIGTVARKVARRIASGELKRAKVTDKELDRYLGNPRYMPEHEAREDMVGVSTGMFYTPVGGDILFVETSVMPGKGLVLTGQLGDVMKESARAALTYAKKNADRFHIPRERLDDSEIHIHVPAGAIPKEGPSAGTTMSVSLISAFTAIPARRDVAMTGEITLTGRVLPIGGLKEKVLGARRAGIKHIILPKANEGDLRDIPAHLRTSMEFHPCETIDEVLDVALVGGLAALERREGEPPKRKTSNRRSKNADAGASA, from the coding sequence ATGCCCGCAGACCAAGGCAAGGAAAGCATCCAAAGCCAAACTCCGCTGCCCGCCAACGTGCCCGTGTGCCCCGTGCGCGGCAGCGTCATCTACCCGACGATGGTCCAGCACATCGACGCCGGGCGCGCGCTCAGCATCGCGGCGATCGACGCGGCCATGGCCGAGAACAAAGTCATCATGATCGTGTCGCAGCGCGACAAGGACATCGACGAGCCCGAAGGCGAAGACCTCTATGACGTCGGCTCGGCATGCTCCATCCTGCGCGTGCGCAAGAATCCCGACGGCACCCTGCAAATGCTGGTGTCGGCCCTCAGCCGCGTCAAGGCCACTCGCTACACCAACGCCGGCGGCTTCATCCGCGCGGACATCCAACCGTTCGTCGTCACTGACGGCGACGCGCGCGAACTCGAAGCATTGTCGCGCGAACTCGAAGGCAAGTTCGAAAGCCTCATCCAAGGCGGCAAGTTCATGGCGCCCGAAACCGTCCAGCAAATCCAGAACATGGAGGACGCGGGGCAGATTGCCGACAACATCGCCTTCAACATGGACTTCAAGCTCGAAGACAAGCAGGCGGTTCTCGAGGCGCCCACGCTCACCGAGCGCCTTCGCAAGGTCCTGACGCTTCTCGACGCCGAGGCGGAAGTGCAAAGCATCCAGCAGCGCATCCGTCAGCAAGTCAAGGAAGAGATCGACCGCAATCAGCGCGAGTACTACTTGCGCGAGCAGATGAAGGTCATCCAAAAGGAACTGCACGGCGGCGAGGAAGGCGAAGGCGACGAAGCCGACGAGTTCCGCCAGAAGGTCGAGAAACTCGGGCTCAGCCCCGACGTTCGCAAGGAAGTCGACCGCGAAATCAACCGCCTCGCGCGCATGCACCCCGACGCGGCGGAAGCGGCCGTCATCCGCACGTACCTCACGTGGATCACCGAGTTGCCGTGGAACACGCGCTCCGAGGACCGACTCGACATCGCCGAGGCCAGCAAGATCCTCGACGAGGACCACTACGGCTTGGAGAAGGTCAAGGACCGCGTGCTGGAATTCCTCGCCGTGCGCCGTCTGCGCAAGGAACGCGCCGAACGTGGCGAGATCGACGCCGCCGAAGTCAACAAAGGCCCGATTCTCGTGTTCACCGGCCCTCCCGGCGTCGGCAAGACGTCCATCGCGCAAAGCATCGCCAAGAGCCTGGGCCGCAAGTACGTTCGCATCGCCCTCGGCGGCGCGCGTGACGAGTCCGACATTCGCGGTCACCGCCGCACGTACATCGGCGCGATGCCGGGCCGCATCATCCAGGGAATGCGCACGGCGGGAACGAAGAATCCCGTGATGCTGCTCGACGAAGTCGACAAGCTCGGCTCCTCGTATCAAGGCGATCCGAGCGCCGCGTTGCTCGAAGTGCTCGACCCCGCGCAAAATCAGCACTTCACCGATCACTATCTCGGCGTGGCCTTCGACCTCAGCGAAGTGATGTTCATCGCCACCGCCAACTACCCCGAGCAGATTCCGCCCGCCTTGATGGACCGTATGGAAGTCATCGACTTTTCCAGCTACATCGAGCAGGAGAAACTCGAGATCGCCAAGCGGTACCTGCTGCCGCGCCAACTCGTGCAAAACGGCCTCAAGCAAAACCAGATCGCCATCACCGACGCGGCGCTGGAAAAGCTCATCAGCCACTACACGCGCGAAGCGGGCGTGCGCAACTTGGAGCGCGAGATCGGGACGGTGGCGCGCAAGGTCGCTCGCCGCATCGCCTCGGGCGAACTCAAGCGCGCGAAGGTGACCGACAAGGAACTCGACCGCTACCTCGGCAATCCTCGCTACATGCCCGAGCACGAAGCGCGCGAGGACATGGTCGGCGTCTCCACGGGCATGTTCTACACTCCCGTCGGCGGAGACATCCTCTTCGTGGAGACGTCGGTGATGCCCGGCAAGGGCCTCGTCCTGACCGGACAACTCGGCGACGTCATGAAAGAGTCGGCGCGCGCCGCCCTCACGTACGCGAAGAAGAACGCCGATCGCTTCCATATTCCGCGCGAGCGCCTCGACGACTCCGAAATCCACATTCACGTTCCCGCGGGCGCCATTCCGAAGGAAGGGCCCAGCGCGGGCACGACGATGAGCGTCAGCTTGATTTCGGCCTTCACCGCCATCCCGGCGCGACGTGACGTGGCCATGACCGGCGAAATCACCCTCACGGGCCGCGTCCTTCCGATCGGCGGCCTTAAGGAGAAGGTTCTCGGCGCGCGTCGCGCGGGCATCAAGCACATCATTCTTCCCAAAGCGAACGAAGGCGATTTGCGGGACATCCCGGCCCACCTGCGGACCTCCATGGAATTCCATCCGTGCGAAACCATCGACGAAGTGCTCGACGTGGCCCTCGTGGGCGGCTTGGCGGCGTTGGAGCGCCGCGAAGGCGAACCGCCGAAGCGCAAGACGAGCAATCGCCGCAGCAAGAACGCGGACGCGGGCGCGAGCGCCTGA
- the ruvB gene encoding Holliday junction branch migration DNA helicase RuvB: protein MEQDVALRPKTLDEYVGQERLKEKLKVYLQAAKGRREALDHTLLFGPPGLGKTTLSHIIAYEMGVNIKVTSGPAIEKPGDLAAILTNSLEEGDVLFIDEIHRLGRVAEEHLYPAMEDFKLDIVLGQGPAARTIELPLPRFTLIGATTRPGLITAPMRSRFGIIEHLEYYTPQELALGLMRDARLSGYGIAEEAALEIGARSRGTMRIAKRWLRRVRDYAEVAGEKEVSLERAHDALDKLGIDSAGLDERDIKMLEAMIHRFSGGPVGVDTLATALSEDANTIEDVYEPYLIQLGFVKRTPRGRVATAHAYVHLGLPVPFDEYDPRFLAN from the coding sequence ATGGAGCAAGACGTCGCCCTGCGCCCGAAGACCCTCGACGAGTACGTCGGCCAAGAGCGCCTCAAGGAGAAGCTCAAGGTGTACCTGCAAGCGGCGAAAGGTCGTCGTGAAGCCCTCGATCACACCTTGCTGTTCGGCCCTCCGGGCCTTGGCAAGACGACGCTTTCGCACATCATCGCCTACGAGATGGGCGTCAACATCAAAGTCACCTCCGGCCCCGCCATCGAGAAGCCCGGCGACCTCGCCGCGATCCTGACGAACTCGCTCGAAGAAGGCGACGTGCTGTTCATCGACGAGATCCACCGTCTCGGCCGCGTCGCCGAAGAGCACCTTTACCCGGCGATGGAGGACTTCAAGCTCGACATCGTCCTCGGTCAGGGGCCCGCCGCGCGCACCATCGAGTTGCCGCTTCCGCGCTTCACGCTCATCGGCGCGACGACGCGGCCCGGCCTCATCACGGCGCCGATGCGCAGCCGCTTCGGCATCATCGAGCATTTGGAGTACTACACGCCGCAAGAACTCGCGCTCGGCCTCATGCGCGACGCGCGTCTCAGCGGGTACGGCATCGCCGAGGAAGCGGCCTTGGAGATTGGGGCGCGTTCGCGCGGCACGATGCGCATCGCGAAGCGTTGGCTGCGCCGCGTGCGCGACTACGCCGAAGTCGCGGGCGAAAAGGAGGTTTCGCTGGAGCGCGCGCACGACGCTCTCGACAAGCTCGGCATCGACTCGGCGGGACTCGACGAGCGCGACATCAAGATGCTCGAGGCGATGATCCACCGCTTCTCCGGCGGTCCGGTCGGAGTCGACACCCTCGCGACCGCCCTCTCCGAAGATGCCAACACCATCGAGGACGTGTACGAGCCGTACCTCATCCAGCTCGGCTTCGTGAAACGCACTCCGCGCGGACGCGTGGCGACCGCGCACGCGTACGTACACCTCGGCCTGCCCGTTCCCTTCGACGAGTACGACCCTCGTTTCTTGGCGAACTGA
- a CDS encoding YqgE/AlgH family protein — MTQNLTYLVATPHMIGNMFERSVILLLDHNAEGAMGLIVSLQTQMPISELLPNAKDCPDLAWLGGPVDPQVGWCLYERPTGKSGEAQLSDDLYVTSSLDVLQDVMKREGHFMLILGYAGWGPGQLEEETHLGSWLFLESGPELALHVPAAEKWDRAWEALGVNPASLVAGGAQA, encoded by the coding sequence GTGACTCAAAACCTGACGTATCTGGTTGCGACGCCGCACATGATCGGCAACATGTTCGAGCGCAGCGTCATCCTGCTGCTTGACCACAACGCCGAAGGCGCCATGGGGCTCATCGTCAGCCTTCAAACGCAAATGCCGATCAGCGAGCTGCTTCCGAACGCCAAAGACTGCCCCGACCTCGCTTGGCTGGGAGGACCGGTCGATCCGCAAGTCGGGTGGTGTCTGTACGAACGACCCACGGGCAAGAGCGGCGAAGCGCAACTCTCGGACGACTTGTACGTCACGTCGAGCCTCGACGTGCTGCAAGACGTCATGAAGCGCGAGGGGCACTTCATGCTGATCCTCGGCTACGCCGGTTGGGGCCCCGGACAACTGGAAGAGGAGACGCACCTCGGCTCGTGGCTCTTCCTCGAAAGCGGCCCCGAACTCGCCTTGCACGTTCCCGCCGCCGAGAAATGGGATCGCGCCTGGGAGGCGCTCGGCGTGAATCCCGCCTCGCTCGTCGCGGGCGGCGCGCAAGCCTGA
- a CDS encoding SCO family protein, with product MPRVVTAFLLVVALVLGGVLAFRAFAKPLGGTTVDARPLVPVEQLVADDGKPARLSDSNGQTRLVFFGFTRCPDVCPTTMGVLARAYEALNEQQRQQLKVVLITVDPQFDTPPQLRSYLDKFDKDFVGLTGAPSALEATRKGFYIYSVPSGPGAFTHGDAVAVLDRTGRMRRVYSQDEVSGGVLTADLPRLASGRY from the coding sequence ATGCCTCGTGTCGTGACCGCCTTCCTCCTCGTCGTCGCCCTCGTGCTCGGGGGGGTGCTCGCCTTCCGCGCCTTCGCCAAGCCGCTCGGAGGCACCACGGTCGACGCGAGGCCGCTCGTGCCCGTCGAGCAACTCGTGGCCGACGACGGAAAGCCCGCGCGCCTGTCGGATTCGAACGGGCAGACACGCCTCGTGTTCTTCGGCTTCACGCGCTGCCCCGACGTCTGCCCGACGACCATGGGCGTGCTCGCTCGGGCGTACGAGGCTCTCAACGAGCAGCAGCGGCAGCAGCTCAAGGTCGTGTTGATTACGGTGGATCCGCAGTTCGACACGCCGCCGCAGCTTCGGTCGTACCTCGACAAGTTCGACAAGGACTTCGTCGGGCTCACGGGCGCGCCGAGCGCGCTCGAAGCGACGCGCAAGGGATTTTACATTTACTCGGTACCTTCGGGTCCCGGCGCGTTCACGCACGGAGACGCGGTCGCGGTGCTCGACCGTACGGGACGAATGCGGCGCGTGTACAGCCAAGACGAAGTCAGCGGCGGCGTCTTGACGGCGGACTTGCCGCGCCTCGCGAGCGGGCGCTACTGA
- a CDS encoding cbb3-type cytochrome c oxidase subunit I yields the protein MAVIAPQPSRARPSIISVLWDYMTTTDHKKIGILYLLTSVIGFALAGVLAMAIRLQLAVPNNTVLVGQTYNEVLTAHGALMIFFFLIPAGLFGFGNFLLPLQLGVRDVALPRLNNFAVWLFVFSAILLVTSLWNGGGPGVGWTFYYPLSVTQQGTSIETLMIALILNGIGSLLGSANFAATILNLRAPGMGLWKMPIFTWSIFATAILQLLSLGGLTAASLVTYMELKMGLTMFNPAIGGVPILFTQFFWFYSHPAVYVMLLPYLGIAAEIASTFSRKPLFGYRVMVYSLMGITLASLLVWVHHIFAVGLPQSWQFAFALFTLIVAVPTGVKIFNIIGTMWGGRLMMRAPLYWLIGFVFNFLVGGITGVSLGMVPFDYQVTNSYYIVAHFHNVMMFGTAFMVFAGLYYWWPKMTGRFMDERLGKMHFWLFMIGSWVTFLPQYLLGLLGMPRRYYTYPDTNTLWNELNLISSIGVLFLAAGTIVMLWAMFASFRKPATLGPNPWGGYTLEWTAASPPAAYNFAHDFPRTFPTERPLYDWEQQGMKLKPVDPASIHLPQSSFWPFSSALALLITGYGLSHGWMNSGFRSLPDAINTIALYGGALYLVYSLFRWAGTFEYDVPVHHHHLTKYNNGFLGMAWFIISEVSLFGVLIAGYVYLRVTGNAVPPVDRPAIWLAAVNTFLLVASSFVIHQAEQDHHKHKYTRFRLGLFITLLLGSLFFLIQTYEFVHFGSEVDWRQNLWTSCFFLLVGLHGLHIIIGGVGVAMAYYQAMTGKIDKYNHGSIEPASLYWHLVDVVWIGILALFYIW from the coding sequence ATGGCAGTTATCGCACCCCAACCGTCTCGCGCACGCCCGTCGATCATCAGCGTGCTTTGGGACTACATGACGACGACCGATCACAAGAAGATCGGCATTCTCTACCTCCTTACCTCCGTGATCGGCTTCGCCCTCGCCGGCGTCTTGGCGATGGCAATTCGTCTGCAGCTCGCGGTGCCCAACAACACCGTCTTGGTTGGTCAGACGTACAACGAGGTTCTGACGGCGCACGGCGCGCTCATGATCTTCTTCTTCTTAATTCCCGCGGGCCTGTTCGGCTTCGGGAACTTCCTGCTGCCCCTGCAACTCGGCGTTCGTGACGTCGCCTTGCCGCGCCTCAACAATTTCGCGGTGTGGCTGTTCGTCTTCTCGGCGATTTTGCTCGTCACGTCGTTGTGGAACGGCGGCGGTCCGGGCGTCGGGTGGACCTTCTACTACCCGCTGTCGGTCACGCAGCAAGGCACGAGCATCGAAACCCTGATGATCGCCTTGATCCTCAACGGGATCGGTTCGCTGCTGGGATCGGCGAACTTCGCGGCCACGATCCTCAACTTGCGCGCGCCCGGCATGGGGTTGTGGAAGATGCCCATCTTCACGTGGAGCATCTTCGCGACGGCGATCCTTCAGCTGCTGTCGCTCGGCGGTCTGACGGCAGCGTCCCTCGTGACGTACATGGAACTCAAGATGGGCCTCACGATGTTCAATCCTGCCATCGGCGGGGTGCCCATCTTGTTCACGCAGTTCTTCTGGTTCTACTCGCACCCCGCCGTGTACGTGATGTTGTTGCCGTACCTGGGGATCGCGGCGGAAATCGCTTCGACCTTCTCACGCAAGCCGCTGTTCGGCTACCGCGTGATGGTGTACTCCCTCATGGGAATCACGCTCGCGTCGCTCCTCGTGTGGGTACACCACATCTTCGCCGTCGGCTTGCCGCAATCGTGGCAATTCGCGTTCGCACTGTTCACCCTCATCGTGGCGGTTCCGACGGGCGTCAAGATCTTCAACATCATCGGCACGATGTGGGGCGGTCGCCTCATGATGCGCGCCCCGCTGTACTGGCTGATCGGCTTCGTCTTCAACTTCCTCGTGGGCGGCATCACGGGCGTGTCGCTCGGGATGGTGCCGTTCGATTACCAAGTCACGAATTCCTACTACATCGTGGCGCACTTCCACAACGTCATGATGTTCGGCACGGCCTTCATGGTCTTCGCGGGCTTGTACTACTGGTGGCCGAAGATGACGGGCCGCTTCATGGACGAGCGCCTCGGGAAGATGCACTTTTGGCTGTTCATGATCGGTTCGTGGGTGACGTTCCTGCCGCAATACCTGCTGGGCCTGCTCGGCATGCCGCGCCGCTACTACACGTACCCTGACACGAACACCTTGTGGAACGAGCTCAACTTGATTTCGTCCATCGGCGTGCTCTTCTTGGCGGCCGGAACGATCGTGATGCTATGGGCGATGTTCGCGAGCTTCCGCAAGCCCGCCACGCTCGGCCCCAACCCTTGGGGCGGTTACACGCTGGAGTGGACGGCCGCTTCGCCGCCCGCCGCGTACAACTTCGCGCACGACTTCCCCCGTACCTTCCCGACCGAGCGTCCGCTGTACGACTGGGAACAGCAAGGCATGAAGCTCAAGCCGGTGGACCCCGCGTCGATTCACTTGCCGCAAAGCAGCTTCTGGCCGTTCAGTTCGGCGTTGGCCCTGCTCATCACAGGCTACGGGCTCAGCCACGGCTGGATGAACTCGGGCTTCCGTTCGCTTCCCGACGCCATCAACACGATCGCGCTCTACGGCGGCGCCTTGTACTTGGTGTACTCGCTGTTCCGCTGGGCGGGCACCTTCGAGTACGACGTGCCGGTGCATCACCATCACCTCACGAAGTACAACAACGGCTTCTTGGGAATGGCGTGGTTCATCATCTCGGAAGTCAGCCTCTTCGGCGTGCTGATCGCCGGGTACGTGTACCTTCGCGTCACGGGAAACGCCGTGCCGCCCGTGGATCGTCCGGCCATCTGGCTGGCGGCCGTGAACACCTTCTTGCTGGTCGCGTCGTCCTTCGTGATTCACCAAGCGGAGCAAGATCACCACAAGCACAAGTACACGCGCTTCCGCCTCGGGTTGTTCATCACGCTGCTGCTGGGCTCGCTGTTCTTCTTGATCCAGACGTACGAGTTCGTGCACTTCGGCTCGGAAGTCGATTGGCGTCAGAACTTGTGGACCTCGTGCTTCTTCCTGCTCGTCGGTCTGCACGGTCTGCACATCATCATCGGTGGAGTCGGCGTCGCCATGGCGTACTACCAAGCGATGACGGGCAAGATCGACAAGTACAACCACGGTTCGATCGAACCCGCCTCTTTGTACTGGCACCTTGTCGACGTGGTATGGATCGGCATTCTCGCTCTGTTCTACATCTGGTAG
- the dnaG gene encoding DNA primase, which produces MSSKEEIRARLSIADVVGEYVRLTPAGTGRMKGLCPFHKEKTPSFQVDTAQGYFYCFGCKAGGDIFNFLMRVENLAFGDAMRKLAEKAGVAVETRGGEREKRDLYDVNAFALAYFREHLSGEGEAYFASRGLTPETIERFELGFAPPGWDGLLKRAKARGFTERQLLEAGLLSENPESGRLYDRFRGRVMFPIRDHLGRLVGFGGRVLGDDKPKYLNSPETEVFKKGELLYGFDKARVAAQKSGELVVVEGYMDVIMMHQHGFDTAVATLGTSLTAEHAALLARMEVRALSLLFDRDAAGQRATLAGLDQVVGAKFSVRALSVPNGKDPADTLAGGRADLLRSALAEGLDEVEFRVLAALAQHDATTTAGKRAILHMLLPRMQNLDPLDEVASRMRSAVCEKLGIRPEALLDWIASKAKRKELSDVQLDGMSNVRNEEDAEVALLKAILLDPTLLEKLDGLRTWRNDTVKKIMLAARGTRRPEEIIRTFDGQPEQQLLIRLLFEARSPGLLGRENSRQHEEKAQETAQRAAVEIESKLTIDEMKAEVTRLKKEVMGAAGARQMELLGQIRDLSRAIEAEKRARLQA; this is translated from the coding sequence ATGAGTAGCAAGGAAGAAATCCGCGCACGCCTCTCGATCGCCGATGTCGTCGGCGAATACGTGCGCCTCACTCCGGCCGGGACCGGGCGCATGAAGGGATTGTGTCCGTTCCACAAGGAAAAGACGCCGTCTTTTCAAGTGGACACCGCGCAAGGCTACTTCTACTGCTTCGGATGCAAGGCGGGCGGCGACATCTTCAACTTCCTGATGCGCGTCGAGAACCTCGCCTTCGGAGACGCCATGCGAAAGCTCGCTGAGAAGGCGGGCGTGGCCGTCGAGACGCGCGGCGGCGAGCGGGAAAAACGCGACTTGTACGACGTCAACGCTTTCGCGCTCGCCTACTTCCGCGAGCACTTGAGCGGCGAAGGCGAGGCTTACTTCGCCTCGCGCGGCTTGACGCCCGAAACGATCGAACGCTTCGAGCTCGGCTTCGCTCCGCCGGGCTGGGACGGTCTGTTGAAGCGGGCGAAGGCGCGCGGCTTCACGGAGCGCCAACTGCTGGAGGCGGGGCTCCTCTCCGAAAATCCCGAGTCGGGCCGCTTGTACGACCGCTTTCGCGGGCGCGTCATGTTCCCGATTCGCGATCACCTCGGGCGCCTCGTCGGCTTCGGAGGGCGCGTCCTGGGAGACGACAAGCCGAAGTACCTCAACTCGCCGGAAACCGAGGTGTTCAAGAAGGGCGAACTGCTCTACGGCTTCGACAAGGCGCGCGTCGCGGCCCAGAAGAGCGGCGAACTCGTCGTCGTCGAAGGGTACATGGACGTCATCATGATGCATCAGCACGGCTTCGACACCGCCGTCGCGACGCTCGGCACGAGCCTTACCGCCGAGCACGCCGCGCTTCTCGCGCGCATGGAAGTTCGTGCGCTGTCGTTGCTGTTCGACCGTGACGCCGCCGGGCAACGCGCGACCTTGGCGGGCCTCGACCAAGTGGTCGGCGCGAAGTTCAGCGTTCGCGCCCTCAGCGTGCCAAACGGCAAGGACCCGGCGGACACCCTGGCAGGAGGCCGAGCGGACTTGTTGCGCTCGGCGCTCGCCGAAGGGCTCGACGAGGTGGAGTTCCGCGTGTTGGCGGCGCTCGCGCAGCATGACGCCACGACGACTGCGGGAAAGCGAGCGATTCTGCACATGCTGCTTCCGCGCATGCAAAACCTCGATCCGCTCGACGAGGTCGCCAGTCGCATGAGGTCCGCCGTGTGCGAGAAGCTCGGGATTCGCCCCGAGGCCTTGCTGGACTGGATCGCCAGCAAAGCCAAGCGCAAAGAGCTTTCGGACGTGCAACTCGACGGGATGTCGAACGTTCGCAACGAAGAGGACGCGGAAGTCGCCCTGCTCAAGGCGATCTTGCTCGACCCGACCCTCCTCGAAAAACTCGACGGTTTGCGAACTTGGCGCAACGACACCGTCAAGAAGATCATGCTGGCCGCTCGAGGCACGCGCAGGCCCGAGGAAATCATTCGCACCTTCGACGGCCAGCCCGAGCAGCAACTCCTGATTCGCCTGCTGTTCGAGGCGCGCTCACCGGGCCTGCTGGGCCGCGAAAATTCCCGCCAGCACGAGGAAAAAGCACAAGAAACCGCTCAGCGGGCAGCCGTCGAGATCGAGAGCAAGCTGACGATCGACGAGATGAAGGCGGAAGTGACGCGCCTCAAGAAGGAAGTGATGGGGGCGGCGGGCGCTCGGCAGATGGAGTTGCTGGGCCAGATTCGCGACCTGTCACGCGCCATCGAAGCCGAAAAAAGAGCGCGTCTGCAAGCTTGA
- a CDS encoding PhzF family phenazine biosynthesis protein has protein sequence MPSPLFIVDAFTSEPFSGNPAAVVLLDAPRDDAWLQLVAREMNLSETAFVAREGEAWRLRWFTPQAEVKLCGHATLATAYVLWKQGRLPLDEAAEFETLSGRLTATRVGEEIELDFPAEVAEPCEAPSGLLEALGVRSVRFVGWTGVRFFVEVNEASKVRALQPDFAALRATVPGRAIVTARSDDARFDMVSRYFAPGIGVDEDPVTGSAHCALGPYWMEKLGKADLVGYQASERGGQIEVGVRGGRVKLRGRAVTVVRGELQV, from the coding sequence ATGCCCTCTCCCCTGTTCATCGTGGACGCCTTCACCTCCGAGCCATTTTCCGGCAATCCCGCCGCCGTCGTGCTGCTCGACGCGCCGCGCGATGACGCTTGGCTGCAGCTCGTCGCACGCGAGATGAACTTGTCCGAGACGGCGTTCGTGGCGCGCGAAGGCGAAGCGTGGCGTCTGCGGTGGTTCACGCCGCAAGCGGAGGTGAAGTTGTGCGGACACGCGACGCTCGCGACGGCGTACGTGCTGTGGAAGCAAGGCCGCTTGCCGCTCGACGAGGCGGCCGAGTTCGAGACGCTCAGCGGTCGCCTCACCGCCACGCGAGTCGGCGAGGAGATCGAGCTCGACTTTCCCGCCGAAGTCGCAGAGCCGTGCGAAGCGCCGTCCGGGTTGCTGGAGGCGTTGGGCGTGCGAAGCGTTCGCTTCGTGGGTTGGACGGGCGTGCGCTTTTTCGTGGAAGTAAACGAGGCGAGCAAGGTGCGCGCCTTGCAGCCCGACTTCGCCGCCTTGCGAGCGACCGTCCCGGGCCGCGCGATCGTCACGGCGCGATCGGACGACGCGCGCTTCGACATGGTGTCACGCTACTTCGCGCCGGGAATTGGAGTCGATGAGGACCCCGTGACGGGCAGCGCACACTGCGCGCTCGGCCCGTACTGGATGGAGAAGCTCGGGAAGGCAGACCTCGTGGGGTATCAAGCGTCCGAGCGTGGCGGGCAAATCGAGGTCGGCGTTCGTGGCGGCCGAGTGAAGTTGCGCGGACGGGCCGTGACGGTCGTGCGAGGCGAACTGCAGGTGTGA